A region from the Panicum hallii strain FIL2 chromosome 1, PHallii_v3.1, whole genome shotgun sequence genome encodes:
- the LOC112878808 gene encoding uncharacterized protein At1g26090, chloroplastic, whose amino-acid sequence MPPRRPAASPGGRTLRQDSVGDGSGRRLPSGSGRGQGQAGTSEIPTKPLRRARRRRMSPSLVVSARHTHAVTHRRGRRRRMVVASSGGAPPPKLVTFLGKGGSGKTTAAAVAAQYYASEGFKTCLVTQSQDPSAEQLMGCKIGNSLTECAANLSTIKLETSKMLLEPLDRLKKVDAQVNFTQGILEGIVGEELGVLPGMDSICSVLALQKLLNFFSAGRSGSQPEFDVVVYDCNNTEEILRLVGATDRARSYLRYVRDLAEKTDMGRLASPSLLKLIYDAARPNGKTSEGRLSTEIWNEIEQLLERISVWFANPSNLACFLVMDPKRSIAVSSALRYWGCTTQAGGQICGAFGYTEDPSEMHQEVAQNFMPLSFSLLPFVSNDSSVDWSRALSLLSQNTKEQLRNTSTRVYPSVSFDSVQKSVTLFMPGFDKSEIKLYQYRGGSELLIEAGDQRRVIKLPPAMQGKVGGAKFVDRNLIVSIR is encoded by the exons ATGCCGCCGCGTCGGCCGGCCGCTTCGCCCGGTGGTCGGACATTGCGGCAGGATTCGGTGGGGGATGGATCGGGGAGAAGGCTGCCGAG CGGCAGCGGAAGAGGTCAAGGCCAAGCTGGAACCTCCGAAATCCCAACCAAACCGCTGAGGCGAGCGCGGAGACGGCGGATGTCGCCGTCGTTGGTCGTCTCGGCGAGGCATACCCACGCCGTGACCCACCGGAGAGGCCGCAGGCGGCGTATGGTGGTCGCCAGTTCCGGCGGCGCCCCGCCACCGAAGCTGGTGACTTTCCTCGGCAAGGGCGGCTCCGGCAAGACCACCGCGGCCGCGGTCGCTGCTCAG TATTATGCAAGCGAAGGCTTCAAGACATGCCTGGTTACACAGTCCCAGGATCCTAGCGCAGAGCAATTGATGGGCTGTAAGATTGGGAACTCACTGACAGAGTGCGCAGCCAATCTCTCAACCATAAAGCTAGAGACTAGTAAG ATGCTGCTTGAACCCCTTGACCGGTTGAAGAAGGTAGATGCGCAGGTCAATTTTACTCAAGGAATCCTTGAAGGG ATTGTAGGAGAGGAGCTTGGAGTTTTACCTGGAATGGATTCGATCTGTTCAGTCTTAGCTCTTCAGAAGCTCCTTAACTTCTTTTCAGCTGGAAGGAGTGGCTCACAACCAGAATTTGATGTGGTAGTATATGATTGCAACAATACAGAGGAAATTCTACGGCTTGTAGGTGCTACTGACAGAGCAAG GTCTTACTTGAGGTATGTGAGGGACCTAGCTGAGAAGACTGACATGGGAAGGCTGGCTTCTCCTTCATTACTAAAACTAATATATGATGCTGCAAGGCCAAATGGTAAAACTAGTGAGGGGAGACTGAGTACAGAAATATGGAATGAAATCGAACAACTTCTTGAG AGAATCTCGGTTTGGTTTGCCAATCCTTCAAACCTTGCGTGCTTCCTTGTCATGGATCCTAAGAGATCAATAGCTGTATCCTCTGCATTAAGATATTGGGGTTGTACCACTCAAGCTGGCGGTCAAATATGTGGGGCATTTGGTTATACTGAAGACCCTTCTGAAATGCACCAAGAAGTTGCACAAAATTTCATGCCGTTGTCTTTCTCGCTTCTTCCATTTGTCTCAAATGATTCTTCTGTAGATTGGAGCAGAGCACTAAGCTTATTGAGCCAAAACACAAAGGAACAATTGAGGAATACGTCCACCCGTGTGTATCCTTCAGTTAGTTTTGATTCTGTTCAGAAATCGGTAACCCTTTTCATGCCAGGCTTTGATAAGTCTGAAATCAAGCTGTATCAA TATAGAGGCGGATCCGAACTGTTGATCGAAGCCGGAGACCAGAGGCGCGTCATAAAATTGCCACCGGCGATGCAGGGGAAGGTCGGAGGCGCCAAGTTTGTTGACAGGAACCTCATTGTCAGCATCCGGTAG
- the LOC112876395 gene encoding 17.8 kDa heat shock protein-like: MEAGRAFSIFLWPPRRRPGAYKRSALQIPRGTVRHLLIELDTCRQSTSSNTPHSSRKAEASMSLALSRMLLDRFFPDAGAGDAGRPPMDWKETRDAHVFRMDVPGLAKDQVAVELVDGRILRVRGGKRGDDDADAKDGEAAVHGEEKAEEEEAGDGAVRWHCRERPGARAFETRFRLPEDAAADEVRAAMADGVLTVTVPKRKGGGKKRHHGGNKPACCRFWP; this comes from the coding sequence ATGGAAGCCGGGCGCGCGTTCTCGATCTTTCTCTGGCCACCGCGCCGTCGGCCcggcgcctataaaaggagcgctCTGCAAATTCCGCGAGGCACAGTACGCCACTTGTTGATCGAGCTTGACACTTGTCGTCAGTCAACGTCCAGCAACACTCCACACTCCAGCAGGAAGGCTGAGGCCAGCATGTCGTTGGCGCTGTCTCGCATGCTGCTCGACAGGTTCTTCCccgacgccggcgccggcgacgcggGGCGGCCGCCGATGGACTGGAAGGAGACGCGGGACGCGCACGTGTTCAGGATGGACGTCCCGGGCCTGGCCAAGGACCAGGTGGCCGTCGAGCTGGTGGACGGCCGCATCCTCCGCGTCCGCGGCGGCAAGCGGGGCGACGACGACGCCGACGCCAAGGACGGCGAGGCGGCGGTCCACGGGGAAGAGAAGGCGGAAGAGGAggaggccggcgacggcgccgtGAGGTGGCACTGCAGGGAGAGGCccggcgcgcgcgcgttcgAGACGCGCTTCCGGCTGCCGGAAGACGCGGCCGCGGACGAGGTGCGCGCGGCCATGGCGGACGGGGTGCTCACGGTGACCGTGCCCAAGCGGAAGGGCGGCGGCAAGAAGCGGCACCACGGCGGCAACAAGCCCGCGTGCTGCAGGTTCTGGCCCTGA